The following proteins come from a genomic window of Pirellula staleyi DSM 6068:
- the bioD gene encoding dethiobiotin synthase — MRLSATSKRPDPRKNAPAEAPAALQQSPEDCRGLFVIGTDTGAGKTYVAALIAASIRAEGYRVGVYKPAASGCNKSGRTLVSEDAQRLWNAAGKPGSLSAVCPQRFAAPLSPHLAALEEHKELDQKKLRTGLTYWTRRSEFVVVEGAGGLLSPMGPTQYVADLVREFGFPIVVVAPNRVGVINQTLQTLLAASSLCDKIPIAGVVLTDVFPPEHFDPSMPGNRAELELRCVPPVLAHVEHGAKRFARDLRWSNFAARSIHGAAPTH; from the coding sequence ATGCGACTCTCAGCTACTTCGAAACGTCCCGACCCTCGCAAAAACGCCCCTGCCGAGGCCCCAGCAGCACTGCAGCAATCCCCCGAAGATTGCCGTGGGCTCTTTGTGATCGGAACCGACACAGGAGCGGGCAAGACCTATGTCGCAGCGCTCATTGCGGCATCGATTCGGGCCGAAGGGTATCGAGTCGGCGTCTACAAACCGGCGGCGAGCGGTTGTAACAAAAGTGGCCGAACACTCGTCAGCGAAGATGCTCAGCGACTCTGGAACGCCGCTGGAAAACCAGGTTCGCTGAGCGCTGTTTGTCCGCAGCGTTTTGCGGCACCGCTGTCGCCCCACCTCGCAGCCCTCGAAGAGCACAAAGAGCTCGACCAAAAGAAACTCCGCACCGGACTCACGTACTGGACTCGCCGCAGCGAGTTTGTCGTGGTCGAAGGAGCAGGCGGGCTACTCTCGCCGATGGGACCCACGCAGTATGTTGCCGATCTCGTGCGCGAGTTTGGCTTTCCGATCGTGGTGGTCGCCCCGAACCGGGTTGGTGTGATCAATCAAACGCTGCAAACTCTCCTCGCTGCTTCGAGTTTGTGCGACAAGATCCCGATCGCGGGAGTTGTGCTGACCGACGTCTTCCCACCCGAGCATTTCGATCCAAGCATGCCGGGAAATCGCGCCGAGCTCGAACTCCGCTGCGTCCCCCCCGTGCTTGCGCACGTCGAACATGGGGCCAAGCGATTTGCCCGCGATCTGCGCTGGAGCAACTTCGCCGCACGCTCGATCCACGGTGCAGCGCCCACGCACTAA
- the galT gene encoding galactose-1-phosphate uridylyltransferase, which produces MEPQYRQDPLSKRWVIIGGNRAARPNEFFEEAVRPTGLACPFCAGYEKQTPPALAEYRQTSLSSLAPDWDVRVVPNKFPAVVSDHPVPAPSVKPIPRKGTKSKGGSRGAGDAKGTILSPSNGPLRLSAPGFGQHEVIIESSRHVVSFTDLTPSEAELTLRAYRDRIRTLAADGRFRYVQIFKNVGPQAGASIEHSHSQLMALPTVPDVLAQELASCREHYQVSGQPLLSEIIEQELTAELRIVQRTENYVAFCPYASAFPFELWLAPRQTAARFEDLEDSELGELSRFLQDVIGRIESSLGRPSYNYFLHTQPFDTSRSDHYHWHIEIFPRLTKTAGFEWSTGCFINPTSPELAAEVLRASPRSAMEQSSSECSRFE; this is translated from the coding sequence GTGGAACCTCAATATCGACAGGACCCCCTGTCGAAGCGCTGGGTTATTATAGGTGGCAATCGGGCCGCTCGACCGAACGAGTTCTTCGAAGAGGCAGTTCGCCCCACTGGACTCGCTTGCCCGTTCTGCGCTGGCTACGAAAAGCAAACCCCTCCAGCACTCGCCGAGTATCGCCAGACCTCGCTCAGCAGCTTAGCGCCGGACTGGGATGTCCGCGTGGTGCCGAACAAGTTCCCTGCGGTTGTCTCCGACCATCCGGTTCCAGCCCCGAGCGTCAAACCGATTCCACGCAAGGGAACGAAGTCCAAAGGTGGCAGCCGCGGAGCAGGGGATGCCAAAGGGACGATCCTCTCGCCTTCTAACGGTCCGCTGCGGCTGAGCGCGCCTGGCTTTGGACAGCATGAAGTGATCATCGAGTCGTCGCGGCATGTGGTGAGCTTCACCGATCTCACGCCGAGCGAAGCCGAACTCACGCTCCGCGCTTATCGCGACCGCATTCGGACCCTCGCTGCCGATGGTCGTTTTCGCTACGTGCAGATTTTCAAGAACGTGGGGCCTCAAGCGGGGGCTTCGATCGAGCATTCGCACAGTCAGCTGATGGCGCTCCCAACCGTTCCCGATGTGCTGGCGCAAGAGCTTGCCAGCTGTCGCGAGCATTATCAAGTCAGCGGTCAGCCGCTGCTATCGGAGATCATCGAGCAAGAGCTCACCGCCGAACTGCGCATCGTTCAGCGGACCGAAAACTATGTGGCGTTCTGTCCGTATGCGAGCGCTTTCCCTTTTGAACTATGGCTAGCGCCCCGGCAAACTGCGGCAAGATTCGAGGACCTGGAAGATAGTGAACTTGGAGAGCTTTCGCGGTTTCTACAGGACGTGATCGGTCGTATCGAAAGTTCGCTCGGCCGCCCGAGTTATAATTACTTTCTGCATACTCAGCCCTTTGACACTTCGCGCTCTGACCACTATCACTGGCATATCGAGATCTTTCCACGCCTGACGAAAACGGCTGGCTTTGAGTGGAGTACCGGTTGTTTCATCAACCCCACCTCTCCAGAACTGGCAGCTGAAGTTCTGCGTGCCTCTCCACGCTCGGCGATGGAACAGTCCTCTTCCGAATGTTCGCGCTTTGAATAA
- the glgA gene encoding glycogen synthase GlgA — MNILFVSSEVAPLAKTGGLADVCGALPLELARLGHQVAVIMPAYRQVKQGNFALEPLNVKFDIPIGNKIVRGRLLKTTLPGSSPENEVPVFFVEQDEYFDRPELYRAKGEDYKDNCERFVFFCRGALESIRLLKLDVDVVHCHDWQTGLIPAYLNLEYLHAAGYENIATLLTIHNLAYQGIFWHWDMLLTGLDWKYFNLHQMEFYGKLNLLKTGIVFAECLTTVSERYAQEIQTDPLGCGLEGVLAQRSEVLSGVVNGVDYSIWNPAIDPHIAKQYDVSNWQEGKAACKAALQREMGLPERSDVPLIALVGRLADQKGWDLVAQVMRRWVHDASAQWVILGTGEPHYHQMLEELSRSFRDKVAVSLQFSDPLAHRIEAGADMFLMPSRYEPCGLNQLYSLKYGAVPVVRATGGLADTVIDANHAHLSQGVATGFSFESYDVDALASALGRASMMYHHEPENWKKVVECGMKQDWSWGASAREYVSLYADAIRRKREQREQLLG; from the coding sequence TTGAATATCCTCTTCGTCAGCAGCGAAGTCGCACCGCTTGCCAAGACTGGCGGTCTGGCCGACGTCTGCGGAGCGCTTCCACTCGAACTCGCGCGCCTGGGGCACCAGGTGGCGGTGATCATGCCGGCCTACCGGCAGGTGAAGCAGGGGAACTTCGCCCTCGAGCCCTTGAATGTCAAATTCGACATTCCGATCGGCAATAAGATCGTTCGTGGTCGGCTCCTCAAAACCACGCTCCCCGGCAGCAGTCCCGAAAACGAAGTTCCCGTTTTCTTCGTCGAGCAAGACGAATACTTCGATCGCCCCGAGCTCTATCGGGCCAAAGGGGAAGACTACAAAGACAACTGCGAACGCTTTGTCTTCTTCTGTCGTGGAGCGCTCGAATCGATTCGCCTCTTAAAGCTCGATGTCGATGTGGTGCACTGTCACGACTGGCAAACCGGTCTGATTCCGGCCTACCTCAATCTCGAATACCTGCACGCCGCTGGCTATGAAAACATCGCCACGCTGCTGACGATTCACAACCTGGCGTATCAGGGAATCTTCTGGCACTGGGACATGCTCCTGACGGGGCTCGACTGGAAGTATTTCAATCTGCATCAGATGGAGTTTTACGGAAAACTCAACCTGCTGAAGACCGGCATTGTGTTTGCCGAATGCCTCACGACGGTGAGCGAGCGCTATGCCCAAGAGATTCAAACCGATCCGCTCGGCTGTGGCCTGGAAGGTGTGCTCGCGCAGCGCTCGGAAGTTCTCAGCGGCGTGGTGAACGGTGTCGACTATTCCATTTGGAATCCGGCGATCGATCCGCATATTGCCAAGCAATACGACGTTTCGAATTGGCAAGAAGGGAAAGCGGCTTGCAAAGCAGCGCTGCAGCGCGAGATGGGACTTCCCGAGCGGAGCGACGTTCCGCTGATTGCCCTCGTGGGACGTTTGGCCGATCAAAAAGGGTGGGATCTTGTGGCGCAAGTGATGCGCCGCTGGGTGCACGATGCCAGTGCCCAGTGGGTGATCCTCGGAACGGGTGAACCGCACTACCACCAAATGCTCGAAGAGCTCAGCCGCAGTTTCCGCGACAAGGTGGCGGTGAGTTTGCAGTTCAGCGATCCGCTGGCGCACCGCATTGAAGCGGGTGCCGATATGTTTCTGATGCCGAGCCGCTACGAGCCTTGCGGGCTCAATCAGCTTTATAGTTTGAAGTACGGCGCGGTCCCCGTGGTGCGAGCGACCGGTGGTTTGGCCGATACGGTGATCGATGCCAATCACGCGCATCTCTCGCAAGGTGTCGCGACTGGGTTCTCGTTCGAAAGCTACGATGTCGATGCTCTTGCCTCGGCCCTCGGCCGCGCCAGCATGATGTATCACCACGAGCCAGAGAACTGGAAGAAGGTGGTCGAGTGTGGCATGAAGCAAGACTGGTCGTGGGGCGCCAGTGCCCGCGAATATGTCTCGCTCTATGCCGATGCGATTCGTCGAAAACGAGAGCAGCGGGAGCAGCTGCTCGGTTAA
- a CDS encoding RNA polymerase sigma factor has product MVDVTQAIRDHFSRIHRAAMVLSGNPWDADDLAQETFLILARQGNEFEGRSSLYTWLYGILLNLDRRERRRSGVRRRKLQVLWDQEPSVEKTSPPATAAVEVAEWKNSLWARVALLPDGQRQALVLRFSEGLRYEEIAVVLSCPLGTVKSRIFHGLAALKRLLETDADHSATIPAFPQEDISHAM; this is encoded by the coding sequence ATGGTTGATGTAACACAAGCGATTCGCGATCACTTCTCGCGAATTCACCGTGCCGCGATGGTTCTGTCGGGCAATCCGTGGGATGCCGACGATTTGGCCCAAGAGACCTTTCTGATCTTGGCCCGCCAGGGGAATGAATTCGAAGGTCGTAGCAGCCTCTATACCTGGCTCTACGGGATTCTCCTGAATCTCGATCGCCGCGAACGTCGCCGCTCGGGTGTTCGCCGTCGCAAGCTGCAAGTCCTGTGGGATCAAGAGCCTTCGGTTGAGAAGACCAGCCCCCCCGCCACTGCCGCCGTCGAAGTGGCGGAATGGAAGAACAGCCTGTGGGCCCGCGTGGCTCTGCTTCCTGATGGCCAGCGGCAAGCGCTCGTCCTGCGGTTTAGCGAAGGGCTACGCTACGAAGAGATCGCAGTCGTGCTGAGCTGCCCGCTCGGGACCGTCAAATCACGCATTTTTCATGGACTCGCAGCGCTTAAGCGTTTGCTCGAGACCGACGCCGATCACTCGGCCACCATTCCTGCCTTCCCGCAGGAGGATATCAGCCATGCCATGTAA
- a CDS encoding alpha-amylase/4-alpha-glucanotransferase domain-containing protein, with protein sequence MTNSIRLCLVLHNHQPVGNFDGVFEQAYQDSYKPFLDVFESYGPELKISLHTSGPLMDWLDERHPEYVDRVARLVAAGRVEIVGGPYYEPILPMIPSRDRIGQITSYTQWLESRLGATVNGMWMPERVWEQSLASDLASAGMKYTVLDDSHFRNAGLADDQLLGHYITEDDGKLLSIFPGSEPLRYFIPFQAPDATVNYLREIADKHPNSVVVFGDDGEKFGTWPDTKKHVYDNGWLRQFFDSLVANKDWVNITTLTESIENVPPVGKIYLPDASYREMTEWALPVTQQEEYDHIVAEMQNDARWPRIKRFVQGGFWRNFKVKYPETNEMYARMMMASKRVAQAERDGVTGDTFRHARQALYRGQCNCPYWHGAFGGIYLPHLRNAIFNQLIACDNLLDQAMGKTGAWVEATVDDYNFDARQEVRLASDKLICLLAPASGGQMYELDVRTICHNLLATLTRRPEAYHRKVLAGQNKTIAPEDSVTEHHTTKSAGLAEKLQYDQWQRKSLLDHFFDLGATREAAARGEAAELGDFISGAYETKIRRASDKIQVQLTRSGNACGHEIKITKAVTMAAGSSSLEVVYLLENLPPEKVLHFGVELNFAGLPSGADDRYFHNLSGQKLGQLGTHLDLHEAVSLGLVDEWLGIDVQIQSSRPTSFWTFPIETVSQSEGGYESVHQSVCVVPHWMVKADSAGRWTATFHINASTKLAESRMASSNGHVAAHV encoded by the coding sequence ATGACCAACTCCATCCGCCTTTGCCTTGTTCTGCACAATCACCAGCCTGTCGGCAACTTCGATGGGGTGTTTGAACAGGCGTATCAGGACAGCTATAAGCCGTTTCTCGATGTCTTCGAGAGCTACGGACCGGAGCTGAAGATTTCGCTCCACACCAGCGGTCCCCTGATGGACTGGCTCGACGAGCGCCATCCCGAGTATGTCGATCGCGTTGCGCGGCTGGTCGCGGCTGGTCGCGTGGAAATCGTCGGCGGTCCCTACTACGAACCGATCCTGCCGATGATCCCCTCGCGCGATCGAATCGGACAAATCACGTCGTACACCCAGTGGCTCGAAAGCCGACTCGGTGCAACGGTCAACGGCATGTGGATGCCGGAGCGCGTGTGGGAACAATCGCTCGCCAGCGACCTCGCTTCGGCGGGGATGAAATACACCGTCCTCGACGATTCGCACTTCCGCAACGCTGGGCTGGCCGACGATCAACTCCTCGGGCACTACATCACTGAAGATGATGGCAAACTGCTGTCGATCTTCCCCGGCAGCGAACCGCTCCGCTATTTCATTCCGTTCCAAGCCCCCGATGCCACGGTGAATTATCTCCGCGAGATCGCCGACAAGCACCCGAACTCTGTCGTGGTGTTTGGTGACGACGGCGAGAAGTTCGGCACTTGGCCCGACACCAAAAAACATGTCTACGACAACGGCTGGTTGCGGCAGTTCTTCGATTCGCTTGTCGCCAACAAAGACTGGGTGAACATCACCACCCTCACCGAGTCGATCGAGAACGTGCCACCGGTCGGCAAAATCTATTTGCCCGACGCCAGCTATCGCGAAATGACCGAGTGGGCGCTCCCAGTCACGCAGCAAGAAGAATACGACCACATCGTGGCCGAGATGCAAAACGATGCTCGCTGGCCGCGCATTAAGCGTTTTGTGCAAGGTGGTTTCTGGCGCAACTTCAAAGTGAAGTATCCCGAAACCAACGAAATGTATGCCCGCATGATGATGGCGAGCAAACGTGTCGCGCAGGCCGAGCGCGATGGTGTGACGGGAGACACCTTCCGCCACGCTCGTCAGGCACTCTACCGAGGACAATGCAACTGTCCTTACTGGCACGGCGCGTTTGGTGGCATCTATCTGCCGCACTTACGCAACGCCATTTTTAATCAGCTGATCGCCTGCGATAACCTGCTCGATCAAGCGATGGGCAAGACCGGCGCATGGGTCGAAGCCACGGTCGACGACTACAACTTCGATGCCCGCCAAGAGGTGCGACTGGCCAGCGACAAGCTGATCTGTTTGCTTGCTCCAGCATCAGGCGGACAGATGTACGAACTCGATGTGCGCACGATTTGCCACAACTTGCTCGCTACGCTCACGCGACGTCCTGAAGCGTATCACCGCAAGGTGCTGGCTGGACAAAACAAAACGATCGCGCCGGAAGATAGTGTGACCGAACATCACACCACAAAGTCGGCCGGACTCGCCGAAAAATTGCAGTACGACCAGTGGCAGCGCAAGAGCCTGCTCGATCACTTCTTCGATCTTGGCGCAACGCGCGAAGCTGCAGCGCGTGGTGAAGCAGCTGAACTCGGGGACTTCATCAGCGGCGCTTACGAAACCAAGATCCGCCGCGCGAGCGACAAGATCCAAGTGCAGCTGACCCGCTCTGGCAATGCGTGTGGCCACGAAATCAAAATCACCAAAGCGGTGACAATGGCCGCTGGCAGCAGTTCGCTAGAAGTCGTGTATCTGCTCGAGAATCTGCCACCAGAGAAGGTTTTGCACTTCGGTGTGGAACTCAATTTCGCGGGTCTGCCGAGTGGTGCCGACGATCGCTATTTCCACAATCTCTCGGGACAAAAGCTCGGCCAATTGGGAACCCATCTCGATCTGCACGAAGCGGTTTCGCTCGGACTGGTCGATGAGTGGCTCGGGATCGATGTGCAAATTCAATCGAGCCGACCCACCAGCTTCTGGACCTTCCCGATCGAAACGGTGAGCCAGTCGGAAGGTGGTTACGAGTCGGTCCATCAGTCCGTTTGCGTCGTTCCTCACTGGATGGTGAAGGCCGATTCGGCGGGACGCTGGACCGCGACCTTCCACATCAACGCCAGCACGAAATTGGCCGAATCCCGCATGGCCAGCAGCAACGGCCACGTGGCAGCCCACGTTTAA
- a CDS encoding Rrf2 family transcriptional regulator has product MALYGADVEIGIHTLLCLLRTTQPVSSHELATYQGLSPTHVAKVLGRLQQAGVVASSPGKTGGYLLARSAAEISLTDVVDAIEGPKPLFACRDIRFRCELLAGDPPEWATCSMCAVNSAMKRAESAMRDVLAKTTLRQLGEEFVRKAPPEFLQRASGWFVEHREQRVSSGRPSEP; this is encoded by the coding sequence ATGGCACTTTACGGTGCGGATGTTGAGATCGGGATTCATACCCTCTTGTGTCTACTCCGAACCACACAGCCGGTGAGTAGTCATGAGCTGGCAACTTACCAGGGGCTTTCCCCCACCCATGTTGCAAAGGTACTGGGCCGATTACAGCAAGCAGGAGTCGTGGCATCATCCCCCGGTAAAACGGGCGGCTATCTGCTGGCACGTTCGGCTGCTGAGATCAGTCTGACCGATGTTGTCGACGCCATTGAGGGCCCTAAGCCCCTGTTTGCCTGTCGCGATATCCGTTTTCGCTGCGAACTGCTGGCCGGTGATCCACCCGAGTGGGCTACGTGCAGCATGTGCGCTGTGAATTCCGCAATGAAACGTGCCGAGAGTGCGATGCGGGATGTACTGGCAAAGACTACGCTGCGGCAGCTCGGAGAGGAGTTCGTTCGCAAAGCTCCCCCCGAGTTTTTGCAGCGTGCTTCTGGCTGGTTTGTCGAGCATCGAGAGCAACGCGTGAGTTCAGGACGACCATCGGAACCTTGA
- a CDS encoding NAD(P)H-dependent oxidoreductase, protein MRLLHVDASARYEGSTSRELSAFFVAQLRLRLATFDVDYLDLAQDPPPHVSAIQTAAHYTAPQDHTREMRESIRRSDLLVDQLLASHACVFAMPMYNYAAPSTFKAYIDNVVRSGRTFESSPGGIRGLLADRPLLFITSRGGDYAQGGSMAGQDLLVPWLQQLFCFLGASEMTFVSAQPMQFAGPEAKIAGLEAARHQLADIATRWGARLS, encoded by the coding sequence ATGAGACTACTGCATGTCGACGCGAGTGCGCGTTACGAAGGATCGACGTCGCGCGAACTGTCGGCATTTTTTGTAGCCCAACTCCGCTTGCGACTTGCCACCTTTGATGTCGACTATTTAGATCTTGCCCAAGATCCACCGCCGCATGTCTCGGCGATTCAAACTGCGGCTCACTACACAGCCCCGCAAGATCACACGCGCGAGATGCGTGAATCGATTCGCCGTTCGGATCTTCTGGTCGATCAGCTCCTCGCTTCGCATGCCTGCGTGTTTGCGATGCCGATGTACAACTACGCCGCGCCGTCGACCTTCAAGGCCTACATCGATAACGTGGTGCGGAGTGGACGAACGTTTGAATCGTCGCCGGGTGGCATTCGTGGACTGCTCGCCGATCGCCCGCTGCTGTTCATCACGTCGCGGGGTGGCGATTACGCTCAGGGCGGAAGCATGGCGGGGCAAGATCTGCTCGTCCCTTGGCTCCAGCAGCTTTTCTGCTTCCTGGGAGCATCGGAGATGACGTTCGTCAGCGCTCAGCCGATGCAGTTCGCTGGTCCTGAAGCCAAGATCGCTGGCCTCGAAGCTGCGCGGCACCAGCTCGCCGATATCGCCACACGCTGGGGCGCTCGGCTGAGCTAG
- a CDS encoding S1C family serine protease — MNSSAVARFALHIATAMLGALLALGIALECRADEPAADTSAVEKKSRMSAAECLSKSTVTIRIASPATSKSDTAVEVCTGVCVAEKMVITSAQVGTDSKIRLTSPGGSQAEASVRVVDEFSGLLLLEATKLSAPALELGDGNPVAGDEIYTAAAWGIEAPVLARGIIGGVGRTVRAKSTPPLLQCDIRTTDTSSGAPITCTQGKLLGIVIAIDTADTRGGWTYAVPASHVARMLRAASEASDKTKVVVLKRRRPLVGMELTGDGEAVTVQRIVSGGPAEKAGLAVGDRILEVDGVAIRSVYQAVFPSLYKQPGDVMKFRIERTQKVVASEQPASATEKPATPSNTALPDAAPATEAVAASMQHTFEVVLGGGVEIGTLPQELLTQLLEPRLQLEKNIAGQVVSKRPDRPAAEVVAPAIPEEPADPALASPQQKIAMLEKALDRYRLVIEYQQQQLQTGRREQAETLERLRELEEQLKALQDK; from the coding sequence ATGAACTCGAGCGCCGTAGCACGCTTTGCTTTGCACATCGCCACCGCGATGCTGGGTGCGCTACTTGCGCTCGGTATCGCGCTCGAATGTCGCGCCGACGAACCAGCGGCTGATACCTCGGCAGTGGAAAAGAAATCGCGGATGTCGGCTGCCGAGTGCCTCAGCAAGTCGACTGTAACGATTCGCATCGCTTCTCCCGCCACCTCGAAGTCCGACACAGCGGTCGAAGTTTGCACCGGTGTTTGCGTCGCTGAAAAAATGGTCATCACGTCGGCACAGGTCGGCACCGATTCCAAGATTCGACTCACTTCTCCCGGTGGCAGCCAAGCCGAAGCCTCGGTCCGCGTGGTCGACGAGTTCTCGGGGCTACTTCTGCTCGAAGCCACCAAACTAAGCGCCCCGGCGCTCGAACTCGGAGATGGCAATCCGGTCGCAGGAGACGAAATCTACACCGCTGCTGCTTGGGGGATCGAAGCACCGGTTCTCGCGCGAGGCATCATCGGTGGCGTGGGACGAACCGTTCGCGCCAAGTCGACACCCCCACTGCTGCAGTGCGACATTCGAACCACCGACACTTCCAGCGGCGCGCCGATCACATGCACGCAAGGGAAGTTGCTCGGCATTGTGATCGCGATCGATACCGCCGATACCCGTGGTGGCTGGACCTACGCAGTCCCCGCCTCGCATGTCGCCCGCATGCTGCGCGCAGCAAGCGAAGCGAGCGACAAAACTAAAGTCGTGGTGCTGAAACGCCGTCGCCCCCTTGTCGGCATGGAACTGACCGGTGATGGCGAAGCAGTGACCGTGCAGCGAATCGTTTCAGGCGGACCTGCTGAAAAAGCGGGACTCGCCGTAGGTGACCGAATTCTCGAAGTCGATGGGGTAGCGATCAGAAGCGTTTATCAAGCGGTGTTCCCTTCGCTCTATAAACAGCCTGGGGACGTGATGAAGTTTCGGATCGAGCGCACGCAAAAAGTAGTCGCATCCGAGCAGCCTGCATCGGCCACCGAGAAACCGGCAACACCTTCGAACACAGCTCTACCAGACGCAGCCCCCGCGACAGAAGCGGTTGCCGCCTCGATGCAGCACACCTTCGAAGTGGTGCTAGGGGGTGGTGTGGAAATTGGTACGCTGCCACAAGAGTTGCTCACTCAGTTGCTCGAACCGCGTCTGCAACTCGAGAAGAATATCGCTGGGCAAGTGGTTTCCAAGCGTCCCGATCGGCCAGCCGCCGAGGTGGTTGCTCCGGCCATTCCCGAGGAACCAGCCGACCCTGCGCTCGCATCCCCGCAGCAAAAAATTGCGATGCTCGAGAAAGCGCTCGATCGCTATCGGCTGGTCATCGAGTATCAGCAGCAGCAGTTGCAAACTGGTCGGCGCGAACAAGCAGAAACGCTCGAGCGTCTGCGCGAACTCGAAGAGCAACTCAAAGCGCTCCAAGACAAATAG